A single genomic interval of Clostridium facile harbors:
- the murI gene encoding glutamate racemase, which yields MNQQPIGVFDSGLGGLTVVKELMKILPHENIVYFGDTGRVPYGTRGKETIIEYAKQDIQFLQHHQVKMIIAACGTVSAVLPKEYSSHLQQPYTGVVIPSAQAACAKTKTGHIGVLGTSATIRSGAYGKAIRTILPKAVVTGIACPLFVPLVENGYINRDNQVTRMVAEDYLKPIIGTDLDTLILGCTHFPIIKEIIGDILGKGVKLIDSGYETARTAAAMLSRENMLLNSEQPGNRSFYVSDSIETFTENATIFLNEEITGSVEHHVW from the coding sequence ATGAACCAACAACCAATAGGTGTTTTTGATTCAGGTCTTGGTGGCCTGACGGTAGTAAAAGAACTAATGAAAATACTGCCTCATGAAAATATTGTGTATTTTGGGGATACCGGTAGAGTACCTTATGGAACCCGTGGAAAGGAAACCATTATCGAATATGCCAAACAGGATATCCAGTTTTTGCAGCATCATCAGGTAAAAATGATTATTGCAGCCTGTGGTACGGTAAGTGCTGTACTTCCTAAGGAATATTCTTCCCATTTGCAGCAGCCTTATACAGGAGTTGTTATTCCTTCTGCCCAGGCAGCCTGTGCCAAAACAAAGACAGGGCATATCGGTGTTTTAGGGACTTCAGCCACAATTCGCAGCGGGGCATATGGAAAGGCGATCCGTACTATTTTGCCAAAAGCAGTGGTAACTGGTATTGCTTGCCCACTGTTTGTGCCACTTGTAGAAAATGGATATATCAACCGTGATAATCAGGTAACCCGTATGGTAGCGGAAGATTATTTAAAGCCGATTATCGGGACGGATTTGGATACCTTGATTTTAGGGTGTACCCATTTTCCGATTATCAAAGAAATTATTGGCGATATTTTAGGAAAAGGCGTTAAATTAATTGATTCAGGGTATGAAACAGCCAGGACAGCTGCCGCGATGTTGAGCCGGGAGAATATGCTGCTGAACTCAGAACAACCAGGAAACCGTTCTTTTTATGTCAGCGATAGCATAGAAACATTTACTGAAAATGCGACTATCTTTTTAAA